A stretch of Fusarium poae strain DAOMC 252244 chromosome 2, whole genome shotgun sequence DNA encodes these proteins:
- a CDS encoding hypothetical protein (SECRETED:SignalP(1-18)~MEROPS:MER0001400) — MRFSDSLLLIGLTGLAGAHPSRRAPNPSPMSKRGLDLEAFKLAPMAEYVSQEEVPEDVSAKVVTKRADYTETASDLVKATYPKAEFRMVDDHYVGTNGIAHVNFKQTVNGIDIDNADFNVNIGADGEVFSYGNSFFDGKMPGPLTKRDEKDPVDALKDTVDVLSLPVEADKAKAVKKSDKHYEFTGTSGTVSKPEAKLTYLVDNGKLKLTWRVETDVLDNWLLTYVNAAKTDEVVGVVDYVAEATYEVYPWGVNDPSQGSRSVVKDPWDISRSEFTWQSDGTANYTTTRGNNGIAQTNPSGGSAYLNNYRPDSKSLTFEYKYSPATADPASYRDASVTQLFYTANKYHDLLHVLGFNEQAGNFEANNNGAGGKGNDQVILMAQDGGYTNNAMFSSPPDGQPGRMRMFLWDTSNPKRDCTFDAGVVIHEYTHGLSNRLTGGPANGGCLPGGESGGMGEGWSDFMAIAIHLQPKDTRSVNKPMGDWISGKAAGIRAYPYSTSLTTNPYTYKSANGLSSVHAIGTVWATILYEVMWNLIEKHGKNDNDTPKFNGQVPTDGKYLSMKLVMDGMALQPCNPNMVQARDAIIDADTALTGGNNKCELWKGFAKRGLGTGAKYSSSSRTESFTLPSGC; from the exons ATGCGCTTCTCTGATAGTCTCCTCCTCATAGGCCTCACCGGCTTAGCCGGTGCCCATCCCAGCCGAAGGGCGCCCAACCCATCGCCCATGAGCAAGCGAGGTCTTGACCTGGAAGCTTTCAAGCTTGCGCCAATGGCAGAGTATGTCTCTCAGGAAGAAGTTCCTGAGGACGTCAGTGCCAAGGTTGTTACCAAGCGAGCTGACTACACGGAGACTGCCAGTGATCTAGTCAAGGCCACATATCCCAAGGCTGAGTTCCGCATGGTTGATGACCACTATGTTGGCACCAATGGCATTGCCCACGTCAACTTCAAGCAGACCGTCAACGGTATCGACATTGATAATGCTGACTTCAACGTCAAC atcggtgctgatggaGAAGTCTTCTCCTACGGAAACAGCTTTTTTGATGGCAAGATGCCTGGCCCTCTCACTAAGCGAGATGAGAAGGATCCCGTCGACGCTCTCAAAGACACTGTCGACGTTCTCTCGCTTCCTGTCGAGGCCGATAAGGCCAAGGCCGTCAAGAAGAGTGACAAGCATTACGAGTTCACAGGAACTTCTGGTACTGTCAGCAAGCCTGAGGCTAAGCTCACTTACCTCGTTGATAACGGTAAACTGAAGCTCACTTGGCGAGTTGAGACTGATGTTCTTGACAACTGGCTGTTGACTTATGTCAATGCTGCCAAGACTGATGAGGTTGTCGGCGTTGTTGACTACGTCGCCGAGGCTACTTATGAGGTTTA CCCTTGGGGCGTCAACGACCCTTCGCAAGGTTCTCGCTCTGTTGTCAAGGACCCCTGGGATATCAGCCGATCTGAGTTTACTTGGCAGAGTGATGGTACAGCCAACTACACCACGACTCGCGGCAACAACGGTATCGCCCAGACAAACCCCTCGGGAGGTAGCGCCTACCTTAACAACTACCGCCCCGACTCCAAGTCTCTTACCTTTGAGTATAAGTACTCCCCAGCCACAGCCGACCCTGCCAGCTACCGTGACGCATCCGTTACTCAGCTCTTCTACACTGCCAACAAGTACCATGACCTTCTCCATGTTCTCGGTTTCAATGAGCAAGCTGGTAACTTCGAGGCTAACAACAACGGTGCGGGTGGTAAGGGCAACGACCAGGTTATTCTCATGGCTCAGGATGGAGGATACACCAACAACGCCATGTTCTCGTCTCCTCCTGATGGCCAGCCTGGACGTATGAGAATGTTCTTGTGGGATACTAGCAACCCTAAGCGTGATTGCACCTTTGATGCTGGTGTTGTTATCCACGAGTACACTCACGGTCTTAGCAACCGTTTGACTGGTGGCCCTGCGAACGGAGGATGTCTTCCT GGTGGCGAGTCTGGTGGTATGGGAGAAGGATGGAGTGACTTCATGGCCATCGCTATCCACCTCCAGCCCAAGGACACTCGCTCCGTAAACAAACCCATGGGTGACTGGATCTCTGGCAAGGCTGCTGGTATTCGTGCCTACCCCTACAGCACAAGCCTGACCACAAACCCGTACACCTACAAGAGCGCCAATGGGCTTTCTTCCGTGCACGCTATCGGAACAGTCTGGGCCACGATCCTTTACGAGGTCATGTGGAACTTGATTGAGAAGCATGGCAAAAACGACAATGATACGCCCAAGTTCAACGGTCAGGTCCCTACTGACGGAAAGTATCTTTCTATGAAGCTTGTTATGGATGGAATGGCTCT TCAACCTTGTAACCCCAACATGGTTCAGGCTCGTGATGCTATCATTGATGCCGATACCGCTCTGACCGGCGGTAACAACAAGTGTGAGCTCTGGAAGGGTTTCGCCAAGAGAGGTCTGGGTACCGGTGCCAAGTACAGCAGCAGTAGCAGAACCGAGAGCTTCACTCTGCCTTCTGGTTGCTAG